The sequence below is a genomic window from Pecten maximus chromosome 14, xPecMax1.1, whole genome shotgun sequence.
TGATTGTTTTCCTTGCTTATTCCTGGAACAGTACCTTACTGTCGCTAAGATATACTTAAAGACATTCCTGTTAATTCCGTTGACTAATAAAGAGATATCTATTCCCTGGTGACATCAAAATCTGGTAAATTCCACTGATAAATTGTTAAATGTCTCTAAATGTTTCCCGACAAACAGTCCTTAAATCCCCGTCGAAGACAAAAACACATTCCTGTCGCTATGATTGTGATCAtgtgtttgtaaaatgttttctgAGAATTCCTCTTCACTTTACTTCATGAAACATGTGATTGGACACGGAATTCACCTACAGACAACACAATGATCAGCTCCAAATCAATATATGTGCCTCTATCACACggtatacacatgtgtacatacatacatatgtatagtaTGCTAAGCTAGTGTAACTGATTACGGGTACGCATGAACAGCACACATTATGTTTTGGTAAATGATCGTCGAGCGTTGTATTGATCAGTATTCATACCGAGGCGTATATCTAGTGTGTTCATACCCACTACTAACAGCTCTCCGAACACACAATACCGACATAAGAGGTTGATCTACCCGACAGGATTTAAAGGCCTTGTTTAATGTCAGGTTTTTACACGAACTTAGTTCTCGACTGTTACAATGTAAGACGCTTTATACTGGAATTTAAATATACAATGCCCTTGTTAGCTTCATTTTATAAAACCTTCATGAATCGCCATGCATATAATTACAAAACGTTTTTAGTCATCCATGACCatgtaaaatgatttttttaactAAAGGGAGGTAATGTATAATTTACCAATACATTCGAAAAGCATTCACTTTCATTTTTGATTTAGATAGAAACTGTCATTCTCAACTCCAATGTGCGATACATAATCACATAATTATGAACGAAATACTTACACGACATGACAACCAGATCtatttgagagagagagagagagagagagagagagagagagagagaggggggggggggggggggggatatgaCGGCAGAGGCAAGTACTTAACACTTTTCTGTTTTctgatttaaattcaatttaataacaaaaatatactaTCTTTAGTAACAGAGTTGTTGATTacaatatatctacatataaacGTTCAATTTGGAAACAAAAAATGCTCATTAAGTTTATATGCAAATATAAGAATTTCGAAACTTATTCACAAACGTATTACTATGTAATACCATCCCATCAGGCGATATATTATAGATAGCTATATTAACAAttcaataataaatatgtttacatatatacgAGGGataattgatatgttgtgagcctcgtattgaaggaggtactcaaggttgttctttttaagtcctactattctctgactatatagggccgtgtgcccaaggactggtctcatttcgTTGATTTATATCGACGAAGTGGCACACTATGTacagtaaacaagacaagctgcttttgcaaaatgtacaaaattggtgaaagagcagtgatccaatatttgcatgaaaaggtttaacacccgaggatatccataatgacaTAGTAGTAatactagggaaagatgcccctttaTATGCTACAGagaaaaggtgggtggcggaatttaagcgcggctgACAGAGCCTTGAAGATGAACCCTTCctggcctgtcaatgttgcaactcCAGATGTGGTCAATAAAATTCATGATATTCTtttgactgacagacgagttagagaaagatatatagccagtataATTGGTAATTCTCAGGAaggagtacattccattctgaccaaGGATCTTGCAATGAAAAAGCTTTCGGCTCGACTGGTtccaagacttctgacagttgatcagaagcacaccaggtgcaaattatcgcgtgctaatcttaacctttttgaggaagatcctgccagctgtcttcagagatttgtcactatggatgaaacttgaattttaccccagaggccaaacaacaatcgaaataatagaagcaccctggctctcaCCCGCAAAAGATGgtaaagactgttccatcagcagGGAAGGTTATGGCTTTGGTTTTCTGAGAagcagatggtattctgctgatagcTTACCTCTAAAAGGGACAAAAATCAAcggcacatactatgcttcacttctgaggcagctacgggaaaatattaaacttaagcgctgcggaaagctcactaaagttGTGTTATTCTATCAGGACAATGCCCCTGTTCACAAGTTTGTCATTGCCATAgctgtggctttaaattgattgaacatccgccttattcaggcatccactttcagtccgatgatgacgtcatacatacagtGGTTGACTTTcagaacagccaagaaaaggagttctgtAAAAGTTGCATCGAGGCCCTGAAAACTgttggcaaaagtgtatagacaCTGAaagggattatgttgaaaaataatacaatatatccggcaaaattcaagtccttcaatatgaggcgGCTCACAACATCAGTTCTCATAGATTAAAGCAAGCATGACataatagatttaaaaaaaattctttatttaattatttagatattaacaaataatcaaaaagTGAACAATTATTTTTCTTCCAAATGACAAGTGgtgtgtgaaaaaaaaatatgttatagaatattttttttcttaatctgGCATATCCATTTGTACCACAGAAAATCGATTCCAGCAGCTATTTTAATTTGACAAAGTGATACCAAGTTTAAAGAGTTATCGCCCTGTAACCGTTAAATTTTGACTTTCAACATTACATTCACAGAATGCTAAACCATTGTATCAAGAATGgtgcatttaatttaaattattttgaaacttCGAAACAGGTGGAATAGTCTTCCGTCAAATCCATCTCCTTTTGGGTTCAAATGTAGTCTAACATATTCGGAAAATGCTTATGCATATTCTGTATTATAATTGCGGTTCCAACAAGGACAAACTACATCACCCACGATTAAGATTGTAGCGTAGCTCCTTACAAAGTCATTTCAAAAGTTGCCACAAATATTATACTATCTCAAATAGGCATATATATGGTGAAATCAAACACAGTAGACATTTTCCGTTTGAATGTAACAGTTACAACATTAAAAGATgttacatataatatttattcTGTTCATAATTGGCATAACATTCTTtatcaaattgaaataaaaggtttaaactaaaaaaaaaaactaaaaaaaaaccccacacgCAATTAATAAATCCAATATACTATAATTaggtaacactgtattatttgaaatattcgAGGGTACTTGATTTTTGTGGGTTTACTATGataattttgtgatataaacatttCTGGGTAtccatatacaaatgtatacaaatattagCCTAAATTTAGATTTAACAAGTCATATTTTTGTCGTAGCTCTTTTCCAAATACGAACATAAcgaatgtttatatacatgtcttTATTTACAATAGGCAATATTGCCTTTGAGGAGatacaaaacaattacaatttaTGGTGGAAATTTGATGTACAATTGAGTAGTAATACGTTAATAAGTTCAATAAGGAACAGTAATAATTCAGTTAGCCTATGGATAtaacaaaccaacaaaacaaaagtaagCGAagggtgaaaaaaaaaatcagttaaaTAATCTTTCATTCTTTTTCATTAGCTTTGTAAATTTATATAGCCAAATTTTGAACAATGATTACAAAGAGCATAGGATGGATGTTGTAACGTCTTGTATATACGGATATCCAGACATCCGGAATACACCTCTCCTTCCAGGGAAAAGTAATGCTATTTAATTTTCCTCCTGCAATTGTCGTGCGTGCTTATTATAAAAACAGGAAATGGACAACCAACCACAATCGAAGCATGTGCATAACAGCATGGTCAATCTTCTTGACAATGATGACAAAAGTGCatgatttgtaaaaaaaaaaagaaaaaaaaaagtgatatatCATAAGTTCCCTCTAGAAGACTATTGAAATGTCTCCCAACTCCCCGGTTTTCACTAGACTATTACAGTCTTtgctttatatataatattacactgTTAAAGACTAAGATTTATTGCTTTCAATATTTGAGATTCCATACCTAACAAATCAGAATACTCCGACACAGTCAATATGTTTTCTTCCAAAGGCTCGGATGCAGTCATATTTAAAATTGCATACCCGTCATCAGATGGCGCTTTGCCAACCGTGACAATATGAATGCCATCAGATTTTACTGCAGTCACAGTCTCTTGCAAGTTTGATGTGAACATGTCGTCCGGATAAAACATTATGAGGATCACGTCCTGCACTTCCGGTCGATCACCAATGGAACCGTTATAGATCTTTCCATGTATTTTATTAAGAgccctttttattttgtttccgGTAATGGTGGAAAAGCTTATTTCTTCAAGTGCTTCAATCTGCGCTGAGCTGTTGAGGAATGCGTCCAGTCGAAATTTAATGCTAGTGACACCACCGAAAACTGCGGCAGCTAATCTGACGTCATGGAGTTGACCAACGAGGTGCTGAACGTAACTTATCATAGCATGGAAATCCGTTTCGTTGGTATTCTTTGAAAAGTCCAATAACACCGTCAAGTCAACAGATCTCACTTTAGAatagaaaatattgaaacattatTAATTCCTAGACATCataaatacaatgtagattTTGACTAAATAAGACAAGTATCTCAATAATAACAATTTTCtagaatacatttttttttattatatagcCAATTAACCTTTGCATAATCGGAGGTTAAAATAATGGTATGCATGCGTTCCTGATTAATTACATCATAATGTTGTTGactataatgtttttttttatataactgtatacatatacatggtcAGCCATGCAATAAAGCCACTGTAAACATACTTTTATTGTATGGGATGAACCAGTATTCACCCTTAGGTATGAGaaaatttctgttttattttgagAATCATCTAAATATACTTCATTACACACATACCATTCGGTTTTCTTAAACATTGTGCTTAAATGCACACCGGTCGAGATAAAACAGTATCAGCGAGTATCAAGTtggatgaaaaataaaaaatatgtcgTCATagagaaattaaaattaatctctatactgatatTGGTTTCGTTTAATAGCATTCGCCACTTAAAGCCAGTataaatatgatttgttttagCAGCATGGAACAAAATAGTACTTACATTCCGTGATACAAGTATGATTCCCGCTCCACAGCACAACGCATGTTTCGGTCTTGGAGCATAGGCGAGATCTACAAGGTCCTAGGCTTTCCtagaattataaataaacattccTTCTGCTTAAtgtattcaatgttttatatatgtatttgatgacaatatcgaaatatttcatataaatgaaaaaaaaaaaaatcaacttgtATCTTAATGACAGTTTTGAATTTGATATCTTAGATACGTACGATTGGGTTGCTTTacaaaaaatgtcaatatttgaaaaatacatttactaAGTTTTGAAGACGCCGGttcctttgtttttttgtgttactCATTTGTGAGTTGTTTCAGCCTAGACTTAAGCACTTAAAACGTCCCTCTTTATTTTCTGAAGGAAATAtgttctaattttttttttttggaaacaaCGACCAATTTTTCAACTTTATTGTCGGATTTCCAATGCGTACGTAGACGAAAACTGCCTGAATGTTAAGATGTCATCAGCTTTATATTCAGGTTTCACTTATGAAAACTTACCGGAAGTGTTTGGTTCCAGTCAGGTTCGAAATAAACATCAGCTCTGTCCCCGGTAAATAATTTGTTGTCATTTAACTTTCCAAGGGAACAGCTCAGGGTTTCCCTGTTGTATCCAACGCTTTTACATTTAGACCTCTCCATACAGGCCCTCTGACAGGCGGCCAGTCCTGTGGTGGTCACTGTCTTGAACACTCCTTTTGATATATGATGCTCCAAAAAACTTTCGCCCTCTAATCGTCCGTTATTACAGACCGATAATGCATATCCTATCAACACTGATAGTAAGAAAGACATTTTGTATATCTGCTTTGTTTGACTCCAAATCCCCATGTTTCCTTTGAGAGCCTTAATATTAAATCAAGAACTGAAAACAGTTTTGGTAGTCAAGTAGTGACAATGCGTTACCATGGTAACCGTAAGAATAGCGACTCGGTCGCGGGACGCTCATTTTCAGCATGATTAAGGGAATCGAAGGGAGACAGAGATTCTAATAGAAAGTTCCGTTGCAAGAACAGAATGTCATGGAAAACAATATGCCATTGGTCAAATAGCCGTCCTTTTTCACTTGTTATACAGTATGATGCAGAGATATCGCTATCCGTTATGAGGAGCAGCACATGTATCCCGAGTTTAATATGATAAATCTAATGCAGAGACCAGTATCAACCAATGCCGTCCAGGTAATTGATTTTCTGTAAGCTTCCCCATACAGGGCTATTATtgctaaaccaaaccaaactcaaTTAACCCATATAAAATAGACCACACCCAGGGAATATCTCTAGATTTCTCTgaaaaacaaattgattttcttttgaccgttatttaatttttattttgttggcTTTTACTTTCGGTTATTTCAAGTGAAATTAGATCATTGAACTCGGTAAACCATTTGACCGTACCTGagaaaaatgaatgaaatttctACGTGTAAATTTACCATAAATTGTCTAATGGTCACATATTCAATATAAGTTTTCCCCCCTGATGCCTCCATTGAAAATAACACTTTAAAACTCGATATGACTACTCCCGTTCATCGACTGTGTATTccaatgtaaacattgataacTTAGTTATTAAAAGACCCATTTTACGCGATATGAAAATCAGACGATCTTAtttaaacatacatttacatcTTGTTGATTATTATACTTGAAATATCACGCCGTAAAACATTATCCGGATATTTTTATATGGGTTTTGCGTTGCTTGGACGACATAACATATACACGAACAAACATATCTCCAATTTGGTGACGAATGCCTCAATCCAAGATACCTACATCTGAAATATTACACCACATATTAGCATGGCCAATCTTTGTATCCTCATATTTCTTTTATCTGATTTGATTATTGATCTCTCGATTTCCTGCTTTTTGTCGGAGTTATACTCTAACAAAGCTGAAACTTGGAAACTATATTGTGCTACTTTTGTTTTAAGTTAAGAATGAAGATATGTATATTAAGATTGACGTATTATTCGTATAACATTTAACATTGATTCAGTTTGATTTTTAATTCCCTGACTGTCAGACTGGACTGCTATACTATTGTAACGGGAATGGATTTTGTGAGTTATGTACCTTTGTttgagagttgtgtcccttagtagaagtatatatttgtgtatgtatgatagtatTTTGTTGGATTATAGTTAATTTATTAATTGTGAGTGTGAATATATGTGTTCAGAATGTAGAATATATGTAGTATGATAGTATGTATATAGTTTGAGAATGTGTGCGGGTAACTAtgattgtgtattttatattgaaaacattgTATGCTAATTTATGTGCACCATTGTGAATGGAAACGGATGCTAGtttatatgtgtgaatgtaacGAGTATATGTGGGAAGTTGTATGAAGATATAGAAGCCATTGGCTGGTACTTCATTGTTGCAAGTTGGTAAGTTTACTTCCCTTCTATCCTTTCCTTTCTCTACTTTTCCTACACTTAACAGAAGCCATTGGCTGGTTACTCTATTTCAGTCTTTCTGTCTATGTATTGGGTAATAGCTGCCTCGTGTATGATAGTGTGGAAGATCGTTTTAATCTGTGATGATGTAAATAGTTATTGTTACTAGCTGTTTTATATTGCCAATGATAGTGTTGAATAAATGTAGGACTTATATCTAGTTGTTGTGTGGTTTATACATTCAAAGTACGGTACTATTAAGTATAATTAAGAACCTGGGTTGTAGGGGAATTTGAACCGTTACAGAATTGGTGCCGTGAGCAACTTTTTAGTCATCCATACTTTGAATGCATATTTGTGTGTGATCATTACTATGGAGGCATTGTTGAAGTCCTTTAGTATCAGTCCTACATTGTCTGTGGTATACAGTACTGCTTCATCAGTTCAGTCGTGTAGTGTAGTGAACTCGACCAGTTGTTGTTTGTCCACTCCACCTATAGTTTGTCAGCCAGTTAGTTGTAAAGTCACGGTCAGCCCTAGTTGTAGCATTGCTAAGACTGAGTTTCATAAGACTAATGTTGATATGGGTATCCAGACAAAGAATCATTTTGTACATAGGAAGCATAAGGAGCCTTTGCCTTTTGATGGGTCGTTAGATATTGATGACTTCCTTGTGCATTTTGGTCAGGTCAGTGTCTGGAATAGTTGGAATACTAGGGAGATGGCTATACAGTTAGCAGTTTCACTCGAGGGTAAAGCTAGACAGATACTCCATGGTCTAGACTCTCGTCAGCTGGAGGATTTTGACATTATTGTTGATTTGCTAAGGGCACGATTTGAACCTGAAGGTCTTGAATGGACTTTTCGTTCATGTTTCAAGAACAGACGGTATCTAGAGTCTGAAAGTTTAGCAGAATATTGGGCCAGTCTACAGATACTTGCTAAGAAGGCATTTCCAAAGTCTGTGAAGAGTGAGAGGGAAGTTTATGTTATCTCACAGTTCATAGCTGGTATACCCGATTTTGAGCTCAGGAAACATGTTTGTTTGAACAATCCCAAGACATTATCTGAGGCTGTCGTTCTGGGTTATCGTTATGAGTCTTTCTTGCAAATGTTTGGTGTTGAGTCACAGAATGATAGATTGACCACTCTTACTTTAGGAAATATCAAGGCCATTCTTGATAGGATTGGAACAAACGGTCAGGACAAGGTTCAAAGGTCATCGTCTTTGCTACTGTTGTCGTCGGAAAGGACATAGAGCTAGTGAATGTCCATATAAGGCTTTATGATTGGTGTAGTGGTTttgaatatgttttgttatatacggAAGGTGaacaaatacatgtgtatacaacatATCCTCCTGTGTTTTATGGTAGAATTTTAAGTGGTCGAGGTGTAAAGGTTTCTTGCTGAATTCTGGTTACCAGGTAACTGTGTTTGCTGATATCTGTGTGGTTATTGCAAAATTTTGGCCATGTCTGTGCCTGGTGTATTCTTTGTGAGTACTGGCTGTGTTCTTAGTGGACACGAGTTCTATGTGAGCTGGACACTGCATGGGCTGTAGTTGAATGGCGaagatacctgtaccagtcTGACGGATCAGAGACGGGAGTTACGGGGAAGCAAGTACCACGTATGGAAGGAGGCCTTGGATCGTCGACCGCGCTTCATGGACGAGTCGCGTTCGCGGAATGTGTGTCGCGGGACTTCGCGATTCGCGTGAGGATCTGTGGACCTCTCCTGGGATATTTGGGAcatttactgtgatatgtataattgtgctgtgatataattgtttttaatatttaacatatttgttatttttccaGTGTGTTTTGAGACAAAATGTTATTATTAGAAAATAACATTTGTCTATTTTTCagaggagggaggaatgtaacGGGAATGGATTTTGTGAGTTATGTACCTTTGTttgagagttgtgtcccttagtagaagtatatatttgtgtatgtatgatagcATTTTGTTGGATTATAGTTGATTTATTAATTGTGAGTGTGAATATATGTGTTCAGAATGTAGAATATATGTAGTATGAGAGTATGTATATAGTTTGAGAATGTGTGCGGGTAACTAtgattgtgtattttatattgaaaacattgTATGCTAATTTATGTGCACCATTGTGAATGGAAACGGATGCTAGtttatatgtgtgaatgtaacGAGTATATGTGGGAAGTTGTATGAAGATATAGAAGCCATTGGCTGGTACTTCATTGTTGCAAGTTGGTAGTTTTCTTCCCTTCTATTCTTTCCTTTCT
It includes:
- the LOC117342085 gene encoding collagen alpha-1(XIV) chain-like; the protein is MGIWSQTKQIYKMSFLLSVLIGYALSVCNNGRLEGESFLEHHISKGVFKTVTTTGLAACQRACMERSKCKSVGYNRETLSCSLGKLNDNKLFTGDRADVYFEPDWNQTLPESLGPCRSRLCSKTETCVVLWSGNHTCITELRSVDLTVLLDFSKNTNETDFHAMISYVQHLVGQLHDVRLAAAVFGGVTSIKFRLDAFLNSSAQIEALEEISFSTITGNKIKRALNKIHGKIYNGSIGDRPEVQDVILIMFYPDDMFTSNLQETVTAVKSDGIHIVTVGKAPSDDGYAILNMTASEPLEENILTVSEYSDLLGMESQILKAINLSL